One genomic region from Neoarius graeffei isolate fNeoGra1 chromosome 4, fNeoGra1.pri, whole genome shotgun sequence encodes:
- the LOC132884511 gene encoding general transcription factor II-I repeat domain-containing protein 2-like, producing MAKRKVDTENQGFQTRWESDYMFTEVAGKPVCLLCGESVAVMKEYNLRRHHETKHADKDKNMDMEQRLQKMKELKQGLKSWQALFTKAKSQSKAAVKASFIVAEEIAKSARPFTEGDFIKNCMLKVCDAVCPDKRQLFLNVSLSRNTVAEHADQLSINLKEQLVKKAKYFIAYSLAVDESTDTSDIAQLSIFILGVDSSLSVTEELLALRPMHGTTTGHDLYEEVSRCVNEMELPWEKLVGLTTDGAPAMCGHRSGLVARIREMMQEENVTGELTAYHCIIHQESLCGKALKMEHVMSTITHTVNFIRAKGLNHRQFKAFLSKLEMEHGDLPFHTEVRWLSQGKVLQRCFELCEEICLFLESKGKDKTQLRDETFLCEMAFLCDITSHLNAMNLQLQGRGHVISDMYSTVKAFKIKLTLWEAQMQKENLSHFPSCQTMKEKLSTSVFPSAQFADLISVLAADFRLRFADFEAQKSRFELLSNPFAVDVESSPPNLQMELMELQCSDELKAKYAAVGAAEFARFLPDTMPQLCIQAAQTLSMFGSTYLCEQLFSLMKLNKTSHRSRLTDEHLHSILRISSAQSLTPNIDELVQKMRHHQVSASASNK from the coding sequence ATGGCAAAACGGAAGGTGGACACTGAAAACCAGGGGTTTCAAACAAGGTGGGAGTCGGATTACATGTTCACGGAGGTAGCTGGAAAACCTGTGTGTCTTCTGTGTGGAGAAAGTGTGGCGGTAATGAAAGAGTATAATCTGAGACGGCATCATGAAACAAAACACGCGGACAAAGACAAGAATATGGACATGGAACAAAGGCTACAGAAGATGAAAGAATTAAAACAAGGTCTTAAATCTTGGCAGGCTCTGTTCACAAAAGCCAAATCACAAAGCAAGGCTGCTGTCAAGGCCAGTTTTATCGTGGCAGAAGAGATCGCTAAATCAGCCCGGCCATTTACAGAGGGGGATTTTATCAAAAACTGTATGCTTAAAGTTTGTGACGCAGTTTGCCCAGATAAAAGGCAACTCTTTTTAAATGTGAGCCTGAGCAGAAACACCGTTGCTGAGCATGCAGACCAGCTGTCCATCAATCTAAAAGAGCAACTTGTGAAAAAGGCAAAATATTTCATTGCATATTCCCTGGCTGTGGATGAGAGCaccgacacttctgacattgcacAGTTGTCAATTTTCATCCTCGGAGTGGACTCCAGCCTGAGCGTGACAGAGGAGCTTTTGGCGTTACGTCCTATGCATGGCACAACTACAGGACATGATCTGTATGAAGAGGTGTCAAGATGTGTAAATGAGATGGAGCTGCCTTGGGAAAAACTTGTGGGTTTGACAACAGACGGAGCACCTGCAATGTGTGGACACAGGAGTGGACTGGTGGCGAGGATACGGGAGATGATGCAGGAGGAAAATGTCACAGGTGAGCTGACAGCTTATCATTGTATCATACACCAGGAGTCGTTGTGTGGTAAAGCCTTGAAAATGGAACATGTAATGAGCACCATCACGCACACAGTTAACTTTATCAGAGCCAAAGGTTTAAATCACCGCCAGTTCAAAGCATTTCTGAGCAAGTTAGAAATGGAGCATGGTGATTTGCCCTTTCACACTGAGGTGCGATGGCTAAGCCAGGGAAAGGTGCTGCAAAGATGTTTCGAGCTGTGTGAGGAGATTTGTCTGTTCTTAGAAAGCAAAGGGAAAGACAAAACACAACTCCGAGATGAAACGTTTCTGTGTGAAATGGCTTTTCTCTGTGATATCACGAGTCATCTGAATGCAATGAACCTGCAGCTGCAGGGTCGGGGTCATGTCATCTCTGATATGTACAGTACAGTGAAGGCGTTTAAAATCAAACTGACTCTGTGGGAGGCACAGATGCAGAAAGAAAACTTGAGCCACTTTCCTAGCTGCCAGACCATGAAAGAGAAGCTCTCTACCAGTGTGTTCCCGAGTGCACAGTTTGCCGATCTAATAAGTGTACTTGCCGCTGACTTCCGACTCCGATTTGCTGACTTTGAAGCACAAAAAAGCAGGTTTGAACTGCTCAGTAATCCATTTGCAGTTGACGTGGAAAGCTCACCACCAAACCTCCAAATGGAGTTGATGGAGCTCCAATGCAGTGACGAACTGAAGGCAAAATATGCGGCAGTGGGTGCTGCGGAGTTTGCCCGTTTCCTCCCCGACACAATGCCCCAGCTGTGCATCCAAGCTGCTCAAACGCTCTCCATGTTTGGCAGCACATACCTGTGTGAACAACTGTTTTCTTTGATGAAACTGAACAAAACATCACACAGAAGTCGACTTACTGATGAACACCTTCACTCAATCCTGAGGATTTCCTCAGCTCAGAGCCTGACCCCGAACATTGATGAACTTGTACAAAAGATGAGACACCACCAAGTATCAGCCTCAGCCTCAAACAAGTGA